AAGGAAACATTCAGGAAGCCAGGCTGGAAATTCAGAAAATGAAAAATGAAACTCAGAAGAATCTTTTGAAATCTGAAAATGAGATTGTTTCTGTTTTCAGGAATTATCTCCGGACACAGCAGGTCTCTGAAGAGATTGATGATACCTATGAATCTACACTGGATAGCTTATTAGTGAGCCATGAGAAGAACTTCCGACTGAGAAATATCAGTATGCTGGAATATATGGACTTTCTGGATACCTATATCAGCAATAAAATGATCATACTGGATACCAAAAAAGAACTTAATCAATACTACGAAAACCTGCAGTATGCTGTGGGACAGGACTTATAATATTTACCAATGAGAATGAATACGACCAGATATATCGCCGTTTTTTATCTATCTGCTTTAGTTGCCCTTACAGGTTGTAAAGATCAGCAGGAGAATAAAGAGGAAGACAAAAGCTACTGCATCAGCAAAGAACTTAAAAAAGATATTCAACTTGTAAAAGCTGAAATCCGTCCTATAGAGGAAAGCATTACACTGACCGGGGAAGTGGAAAGCAATTCAGATAAAACCGTTCCTTTTGTAAGCCTTGTGGACGGAGTGGTTACCGATACTTACTTTTCTTTGGGAGATTATGTGAAAAAAGGGCAGGTGCTGGCCAGTATAAAAAGTACGGCTGTTAATGAAATGCAGGATGATACCCAGACGCTACAGGCCCAACTGGCTGTTGCCAAAAGAAAACTTTCCTCTGTAGAAGCGATGTATAAAGATGATATTGCTTCCCAGAAAGATTTACAGGAGGCAAGATCGGAAGTAGCGATTTTACAGTCCAATATTTCCAAAACTCAGAAAAATATGCAGCTGTATTCGGCGGGAGGAAATACCATTCAGATTAAAGCTCCTGCTGATGGGTATGTTATTTCAAAAAATGTTTCCAAAGGAATGCCTGTTACCGCTGGCGGAGATCAGCTTTTTACGATTTCCAATCTGGATAAAGTCTGGGTAATGGCGAATGTGTATGCTACCAATATGAGAAATGTATACGTAGATCAGCCGGTAGTGGTGAGAACGTTGGCGTACCCGGATGAAAGTTTTTCAGGAAAGATCAATACGATTTCACAGGTTTTTAACGAAAATGAAAGAGTACTGAAGGCGAAAATTATCATGGATAATAATGGAATGAAGCTCAGACCGGGAATGTCCGCGGATATAGTTTTACCTATTCATTCACAAAATAAAAGCGCATTGGCTATTCCTGTTAAAGCCTTAATCTTTGACAATAATCAAAGTTATGTTGTGGTGTATAAAAAAGACTGTGAGCTGGAAATCAGACCTGTGACAGAAGT
This region of Chryseobacterium vaccae genomic DNA includes:
- a CDS encoding efflux RND transporter periplasmic adaptor subunit, whose product is MRMNTTRYIAVFYLSALVALTGCKDQQENKEEDKSYCISKELKKDIQLVKAEIRPIEESITLTGEVESNSDKTVPFVSLVDGVVTDTYFSLGDYVKKGQVLASIKSTAVNEMQDDTQTLQAQLAVAKRKLSSVEAMYKDDIASQKDLQEARSEVAILQSNISKTQKNMQLYSAGGNTIQIKAPADGYVISKNVSKGMPVTAGGDQLFTISNLDKVWVMANVYATNMRNVYVDQPVVVRTLAYPDESFSGKINTISQVFNENERVLKAKIIMDNNGMKLRPGMSADIVLPIHSQNKSALAIPVKALIFDNNQSYVVVYKKDCELEIRPVTEVASNSQYIYVEGNLKPGETIIASNGLLIYESLKNQLNKGGK